In Mycobacterium sp. JS623, one genomic interval encodes:
- the folK gene encoding 2-amino-4-hydroxy-6-hydroxymethyldihydropteridine diphosphokinase gives MTQIVLSIGSNLGDRLARLQSVVDGLGGAVRAVSPVYETPPWGGVEQGPFLNAVLIADDPAMDSHGWLRRAHELEAAADRVREERWGPRTLDVDLVTCHDGDREVTSRDAELTLPHPLAHIRAFVLIPWLAVDPDATLTVAGEPRRVAGLLSELEAADRDGVRLTELALS, from the coding sequence GTGACTCAAATCGTGTTGTCCATCGGATCGAACCTCGGCGATCGGCTGGCTCGGCTGCAGTCGGTGGTCGACGGGCTCGGCGGGGCGGTGCGCGCGGTGTCGCCGGTTTATGAGACGCCCCCGTGGGGGGGTGTGGAGCAGGGCCCGTTTCTCAATGCAGTGCTGATCGCTGATGACCCAGCTATGGACTCCCATGGCTGGCTTCGTCGCGCACACGAACTGGAAGCCGCGGCCGACCGGGTACGCGAAGAGCGGTGGGGCCCGCGCACTCTCGATGTGGATCTCGTCACCTGCCATGACGGCGACCGCGAAGTCACCTCCCGTGACGCCGAGCTCACGCTGCCACACCCGCTGGCTCACATAAGGGCGTTCGTGCTGATCCCGTGGCTGGCGGTCGACCCCGATGCCACGTTGACGGTGGCCGGCGAACCGCGTCGCGTTGCGGGGCTGCTCTCCGAACTGGAAGCTGCCGACCGCGACGGCGTGCGCCTCACCGAGCTGGCGTTGAGCTGA
- the folE gene encoding GTP cyclohydrolase I FolE — translation MTRPHNNSATFTSPVFDQPRAEAAVRELLIAIGENPDRHGLEDTPARVARAYKELFAGLYTDPDTVLDTTFDEQHDELVLVKQIPMYSTCEHHLVSFHGLAHVGYIPGKDGRVTGLSKIARLVDLYAKRPQVQERLTAQIADALMRKLDPRGVIVVIEAEHLCMAMRGVRKPGAITTTSAVRGQFKCDAASRAEALDLILRK, via the coding sequence ATGACGCGGCCGCACAACAACTCGGCCACGTTCACCAGCCCGGTGTTCGACCAACCGCGTGCCGAGGCCGCGGTTCGCGAACTGCTGATCGCGATCGGGGAGAACCCCGACCGGCACGGGCTGGAGGACACTCCCGCTCGCGTGGCGCGGGCATACAAGGAGCTGTTCGCCGGTCTCTACACCGATCCGGATACCGTGCTGGACACCACCTTTGACGAGCAGCACGACGAATTGGTGTTGGTCAAGCAGATCCCGATGTACTCGACCTGCGAGCACCATCTGGTGTCGTTCCACGGCCTCGCGCACGTCGGCTACATTCCCGGCAAGGACGGCCGCGTCACCGGGCTCTCGAAGATCGCCCGGCTCGTCGACTTGTACGCCAAACGCCCGCAGGTGCAAGAGCGGCTCACTGCACAGATCGCCGATGCGCTGATGCGCAAACTCGATCCGCGCGGTGTGATCGTCGTCATCGAGGCCGAACACCTTTGCATGGCAATGCGCGGCGTGCGTAAACCCGGCGCCATCACCACCACGTCGGCGGTGCGTGGCCAGTTCAAATGCGATGCGGCATCGCGTGCCGAGGCGCTGGATCTGATCCTGCGAAAGTGA
- the folP gene encoding dihydropteroate synthase, protein MSTTRVQVMGVVNVTDDSFSDGGLFLDRDRAVEHGLMLAAEGAAIVDVGGESTRPGATRVESRVESARVLPVIKELAGQGITVSIDTMHAEVAQAALENGAQIVNDVSGGRADPNMAPLLADAKVPWVLMHWRSVGAEAPHEVPDYRDVVATVRDELLASVDAAVHAGVDPSRLIIDPGLGFAKTAEHNWALLRALPEFVGTGIPVLVGASRKRFLGTLLADPKGEPRPPDGRETATAVISALAALHGAWGVRVHDVRATVDALKVVEVWHG, encoded by the coding sequence GTGAGCACGACGCGCGTGCAGGTAATGGGAGTCGTGAACGTCACCGACGATTCCTTCTCCGACGGGGGATTGTTCCTCGACCGTGACCGCGCCGTCGAACACGGGTTGATGTTGGCCGCCGAGGGCGCCGCGATCGTCGACGTCGGCGGCGAATCGACCCGGCCAGGCGCCACCCGCGTCGAGTCGCGAGTCGAGTCCGCACGCGTGCTTCCGGTCATCAAAGAGCTTGCCGGACAAGGCATTACGGTCAGCATAGACACCATGCATGCCGAGGTGGCACAGGCGGCGTTAGAAAACGGCGCTCAGATCGTCAACGACGTTTCTGGTGGACGTGCCGACCCCAACATGGCCCCGCTGCTTGCCGACGCGAAAGTGCCGTGGGTGCTGATGCATTGGCGCTCGGTCGGCGCCGAAGCGCCCCACGAGGTGCCTGATTATCGCGACGTGGTCGCTACGGTGCGTGACGAACTGCTGGCAAGCGTCGACGCGGCCGTGCACGCAGGTGTCGATCCGTCCAGGCTGATCATCGATCCCGGTCTGGGTTTCGCCAAGACCGCAGAACACAATTGGGCGTTGTTGCGCGCGCTGCCAGAGTTCGTCGGCACCGGCATCCCTGTGCTCGTCGGGGCGTCGCGTAAACGTTTCCTCGGAACATTGCTGGCCGACCCAAAGGGTGAACCGCGGCCGCCGGACGGCAGGGAGACCGCGACCGCGGTGATCTCCGCGCTGGCAGCACTGCACGGGGCGTGGGGAGTGCGCGTGCACGACGTGCGGGCCACGGTGGACGCTTTGAAGGTTGTCGAGGTCTGGCATGGCTGA
- a CDS encoding DUF3180 domain-containing protein has translation MGPTRKRDLTAATVLAAVVGYMFVVLVYRYFPPITVWTGVSLLAVAIAEAGWAFFVRAKINNNEIGDARGWLHPLAVARSVMIAKASAWVGALVFGWWIAVVVYVLPRRGALRVAGEDTAGAVVAAVCALALVIAALWLQHCCKSPEEPPDSADGATE, from the coding sequence ATGGGACCAACCCGCAAGCGTGACCTGACGGCCGCGACGGTGCTGGCCGCCGTCGTGGGCTACATGTTCGTCGTGCTGGTGTACCGCTACTTCCCGCCGATCACCGTCTGGACTGGAGTGTCTCTGCTCGCCGTCGCGATCGCTGAGGCCGGTTGGGCGTTCTTCGTACGGGCCAAGATCAACAACAATGAGATCGGTGACGCCCGCGGTTGGCTGCATCCGCTGGCGGTCGCGCGGTCGGTCATGATCGCGAAGGCGTCGGCGTGGGTGGGCGCGCTGGTGTTCGGTTGGTGGATCGCTGTGGTCGTTTATGTTTTGCCGCGCCGCGGCGCACTGCGGGTGGCGGGGGAAGATACCGCCGGAGCGGTCGTGGCGGCGGTCTGCGCGCTCGCGCTGGTGATTGCTGCGCTATGGCTACAGCATTGCTGCAAGTCGCCGGAGGAGCCGCCCGACAGCGCCGACGGGGCGACCGAGTAG
- the folB gene encoding dihydroneopterin aldolase encodes MADRIELRGLTVRGRHGVLDHERRDGQDFVVDITVWIDLATAAASDDLADTLDYGVLAQRAADIVAGPPRDLIESVAGAIADDMMTDERVHAVEVVVHKPSAPIPLTFSDVAVTARRSRRGGRGGAA; translated from the coding sequence ATGGCTGATCGAATCGAGTTGCGTGGCTTGACCGTTCGCGGTCGCCACGGCGTGTTGGATCACGAGCGGCGCGACGGCCAGGACTTCGTCGTCGACATCACGGTATGGATCGACCTGGCGACCGCGGCCGCGAGTGACGACCTCGCCGACACTCTCGACTACGGCGTGCTCGCCCAGCGCGCCGCCGACATCGTCGCCGGGCCGCCGCGCGACCTCATCGAGTCGGTGGCCGGCGCGATCGCCGACGATATGATGACCGACGAACGCGTGCACGCCGTCGAGGTCGTCGTGCACAAACCCTCGGCACCCATCCCACTGACCTTCTCCGATGTTGCTGTCACAGCGCGGCGTTCGCGTCGCGGCGGGCGTGGCGGTGCAGCGTGA